The Sphingobium sp. JS3065 genomic sequence CGGCGCAGGCCGATCTGGTTGCGCATGACGGCCAGGCCCAGCTTGTCGCCGGGCCGCGCCCGGTTCAGGTGGAACATCAGTTCGGTCGCGGCGACCAGGGTCCATTGCGTGGCCGCGCCCAGCGGCAGCGATCCCTGCACCCGCTGCCGCAGCCGCCAGCTTGCCTTGTCCGCCGTATCGAAGAAACGCTGTTCGATCCGGCTGCGGGCCGCCCAGGCTCCGCTGGACAAGGTCACCTGCTGGAACAGCCGCATTTCCTGTTCCGGGCTGGAACGGAAATAGCCAATGCCGCCGCCGATCTGCACGCCCCTGGCCACGCGATGGTCGATCAGGATGCGCAACGTCTGCTGCCCGCCGCCGGACGAATCGCGGCGGAAGCGCTGGCTGGTGTCAAGGTGGATCGTATCGGCGTCGCTCGCCCGGACGATCAGCGATTCGGTGGTCCATGCCTGGCTTTCGCCGGTCGCGGCTGCCGCGGGAGCAGCGGCGCTCATTGCGATGAGGAGGGGCGCGTCCCATATATGGCGCGGACGCTGAAGGCGGGGCATGATCGGTCCTTTGGAAAAGTGCCGCCGTCATAATATCAGCCGGACGCCGCGGTAAAGCTTTGGCCGTTGGCAATAATGGCTAATTCCGCCATCAGCCGCTAAAGCAAGCGCGATTCGCTCACCCGCCTTCGGAGCAGACCCATGAAATTCTTCGTCGACACCGCCGACACCCATGAAATCCGCGAACTTGCCGCCACCGGCCTGCTGGACGGCGTCACCACCAATCCTTCGCTGATCCACAAGTCGGGCCGCAAATTCCTGGAAGTGGTCGAGGAAATCTGCGGCATCGTGGAAGGCCCCGTCTCGGCGGAGGTCGTCGCCCTCGACCATGAGACGATGATGAAGGAAGCCGCCGTCCTGCGGAAGATCGCCGACAATGTCTGCATCAAGGTGCCGCTGACCATCGACGGCCTGAAAACCTGCAAGGCGCTGACCGGCGATGGCGTGATGGTGAACGTCACCCTCTGCTTCTCGGCCAACCAGGCGCTGCTGGCGGCCAAGGCGGGCGCGAGCTTCATCTCGCCCTTCGTCGGGCGGCATGACGACAATGGCTTCGACGGCATGAAGCTGATCGAGGATATCCGCCTGATCTACGATAATTATGCCTTCGCCACCGAAATCCTGGTCGCCAGCGTGCGCCACCCGATCCATGTGCTGGAAGCTGCGAAGATCGGCGCGGACGTGATGACCGCGCCGCCCTCGGTCATCAAGGCGCTGTTCAACCATGTGCTGACCGAAAAGGGCATTGCCGGTTTCCTGGCCGATTGGGAAAAGACCGGCCAGTCGGTTCTCTGATCGACTGACCTATCCCCTGCAAGGGCAGGGGATAGGGCGATTGCAACCTCTCGCCCGGCGCATCATTCTCTCCTGAAAAGGAGAGAGATGATGTTCGTCGCGGTCTATTGGTGGCGCGTCCACCCCGGCAAGGAAGAACAGTTTCGCAAGGCCTGGCGCCGGGGCACCGACCTCATCCGCGAGAGATATGGCAGCTACGGCTCCCGCCTGCACCGGGACGCGGACGGGCGTTTCGTCGGCTATGCCGAATGGCCGGACGAGGCGACCTGGCGCGCGGCCTTCGACCGCAAGATGGTCTATGACGATCCGGAAACCCGCGCCGCCTTCGTCGACGCCATAGCGGAGGTTCCGCCCGACGCCGATCCCATCTTCACCATGACCGTGACCGACGACCTGCTCCTGCGGTCGGCGGGAGGGCGGACCTAGCTAAACCCTCTCCCTGGAGGGTCGGCCAGAGGCACGTGACTCTGGCCGAGGTTGCGCAGACTTGGCAGCTTGCTGCCTTAGTCGTAGCTGGGTGAGGGAGCGAACAGGTAAGGGCTGCGGGGCAGCCCTTACCTGTTCGCTCGATCCACAGGATCGCGCGGGCCGCAGGCCCGCTCCCCCTCATCCAACTCCGCCTGGTTTCACCTCCCACCTCCCAAATGCCCACATGGCCTAAGCCCGCCTTCCTTCCCTCCCTTGCGCCTTCCGGCCATCCCCTAACACCTTTGACCCTCGCACCTGTCCCGATGCGCCGATGCGCCCGGCGCCACAGGCTCTATCACCATGTAAAGCTCACCCAAGTCTCTGGAAAAAAGGAGGGAAAGAGCATCGCCGCCAGCGCATCCTGTGCCGCCTTGCCCGCTCCGCCGGTCGTCGAAGCCCGCCCGTCCGCCGCCTATCGGCGCGACATTGACGGCCTGCGCGCATTGGCGGTCCTGCCGGTGCTCTTCTATCATGTCCATCTCTGGCCCTTTTCCGGGGGTTTCGTCGGCGTCGACATCTTCTTCGTCATCTCCGGCTATCTGATCGCCTCCATCGTCGCCCGCGAACTGGCGGAGGGCCGGTTCAGCCTGACCGCCTTCTATGCGCGGCGCATCCGCCGGATATTCCCGGCCCTGTTCGCGACCATCGCCGTCACCATCGCGGTGGGCAGCCAGATCCTCCTGCCGCTCGACTATCGCGCCCTGGGCCTCAGCGCCGCCGCGACGGTCCTGTTCGCCAGCAACCTCTATTTTGCGGGGCAGAGCGGCTATTTCGGCGGCGCGGCGGAGGAAGCGCCGCTGCTCCATACATGGTCGCTGGCGGTGGAGGAGCAATTCTACATCCTCTTCCCCATCCTGATGCTCTGCGCGTTCCGGCTGGGCGGACGGACCCGCCTCCTGCTGGGGGCGATGGCGCTCCTGTCCTTCTGCGCCGCGTTGCTGCTGGCCGGCCGCGCCCCGGTCCTGGCCTTCTACATGCCCTTCCCCCGCGCCTGGGAGTTCCTGGCCGGGGCGTTGCTGGCGACCGGTCGGCTGCCCCCGTTGCGGAGCGGATGGGCGACGCAGCTTTGCGCGCTGGGCGGCATCGCCTCGATCGGCTGGGCGGTGTTCGGCTTTTCCAGCGCGACCGTCTTTCCCGGCCTGAACGCGCTCTTCCCCGTGCTGGGCGCGCTGCTGATCCTGCATGCGGGGCAGGGCGGTTCGGCGGTCGGCCGGATGCTGGGCGGCGCGGTTCCGGTGGCCATCGGCCGCATCTCCTATTCGCTTTATCTCTGGCATTGGCCCATCGTCGTTTTCTGGGCCTATCGCACCGACGGCCAATGGCGCTTGCGGGAACAATTGCTGGTCATATTCCTCTCGCTCCTCGCAGCCGCCTTCTCCTGGCGCTTCATCGAAGAACCGTTTCGCAGGGCGCGCCACTTCACGACCACCCGCGCCTTCGCCTTCGCCGGGGCGATGGCAGTCGCCGGATGCGGGGCAGGGGCCTTGCTCTATTTCTCCGGCGGCCTGCCGATGCGCGTGACGCCCGCGGTCGCCGCGCTCGACGCGGCCAGCCGCAGCATGGCCTATCTGCCGGAGCGTTGTTCGGGCATGGCGGCGGTACGGCATCGGGCGCTGTGCGCGGTCGGCGCGCATAACGGCACGGCGCCCAGCTTCCTGCTATGGGGCGATTCCCATGCCCATGCGCTGAAACCCGCCTTCGACCAGGCGGGCGATGCGCTGGGGCTTTCGGGCCGGATCGCTTCCTACCCCGCCTGCCCGACGCTGCTCGGCCTCGACCGGCTGGACCAGCCGCCCAGCCATGATTGCAGCGCCTTCAACGCCCAGGTGCTGGCGATGCTGCGCGACAGCCCGACCATCCACACCGTCTTCCTCGTGTCCCGATGGGGCCTGTGCGCGAATGGCCGCCGTCCCGAAGGGGGGATGCCCTGCTATCTCGGCCGGGACGAGAATGACGACAGGAGCATCC encodes the following:
- a CDS encoding DUF2490 domain-containing protein, yielding MPRLQRPRHIWDAPLLIAMSAAAPAAAATGESQAWTTESLIVRASDADTIHLDTSQRFRRDSSGGGQQTLRILIDHRVARGVQIGGGIGYFRSSPEQEMRLFQQVTLSSGAWAARSRIEQRFFDTADKASWRLRQRVQGSLPLGAATQWTLVAATELMFHLNRARPGDKLGLAVMRNQIGLRRPVGKALNVQILYMRQQSFRDGRPDAVAHIPWLTLSWEI
- a CDS encoding antibiotic biosynthesis monooxygenase family protein, giving the protein MFVAVYWWRVHPGKEEQFRKAWRRGTDLIRERYGSYGSRLHRDADGRFVGYAEWPDEATWRAAFDRKMVYDDPETRAAFVDAIAEVPPDADPIFTMTVTDDLLLRSAGGRT
- the fsa gene encoding fructose-6-phosphate aldolase → MKFFVDTADTHEIRELAATGLLDGVTTNPSLIHKSGRKFLEVVEEICGIVEGPVSAEVVALDHETMMKEAAVLRKIADNVCIKVPLTIDGLKTCKALTGDGVMVNVTLCFSANQALLAAKAGASFISPFVGRHDDNGFDGMKLIEDIRLIYDNYAFATEILVASVRHPIHVLEAAKIGADVMTAPPSVIKALFNHVLTEKGIAGFLADWEKTGQSVL
- a CDS encoding acyltransferase family protein, whose product is MPAPPVVEARPSAAYRRDIDGLRALAVLPVLFYHVHLWPFSGGFVGVDIFFVISGYLIASIVARELAEGRFSLTAFYARRIRRIFPALFATIAVTIAVGSQILLPLDYRALGLSAAATVLFASNLYFAGQSGYFGGAAEEAPLLHTWSLAVEEQFYILFPILMLCAFRLGGRTRLLLGAMALLSFCAALLLAGRAPVLAFYMPFPRAWEFLAGALLATGRLPPLRSGWATQLCALGGIASIGWAVFGFSSATVFPGLNALFPVLGALLILHAGQGGSAVGRMLGGAVPVAIGRISYSLYLWHWPIVVFWAYRTDGQWRLREQLLVIFLSLLAAAFSWRFIEEPFRRARHFTTTRAFAFAGAMAVAGCGAGALLYFSGGLPMRVTPAVAALDAASRSMAYLPERCSGMAAVRHRALCAVGAHNGTAPSFLLWGDSHAHALKPAFDQAGDALGLSGRIASYPACPTLLGLDRLDQPPSHDCSAFNAQVLAMLRDSPTIHTVFLVSRWGLCANGRRPEGGMPCYLGRDENDDRSIRRDAWLFRLGLKETVGTLTGMGKRVILVAPVPEFRRNVPESLARAELYSEPAGLALSRADYLRRQRDVLTAFDEMRRRFAADILYPDHFLCRTGQCATIAHGVPLYSDDDHLSRQGSLLLSGMVYRAMRPVGASPG